The stretch of DNA TCTGGCGTTCAGCCAAACATCCGCTACAACAAGCCTGGAATTATAGCCTAGCTGTAACCTTGGGAGCCTTATTTTCCTTGCATATGTATGGTCACGATGCCATGCTTTATATCACACCAGTGCTACTGCTGTTCCAACTCTATCAACAACGCCAACAACCAACGTGGCTGCCAAAATATTGTTTAGCCTTGCCATGGCTCAGTTTAGTGGGCAATTCGATTCTGTTGAATGGTGAATTGGGCATACGTTTACCAACCTTGGTTGCAGCAAGTTTGTTAATTGTCATTATTCGTTTGCGCCAACTCTACCAATCGATCGAGCTTAAGCCAGCAACCATCAGCTAAAACCCAAAATCATCTAAGATCATTATTGGCTCTCGCACCAATATGCACCATTCAGTTGCTTGCCTCGATAACCTTGGGGCAAGCAACAATTATTCAATCGTAATTAATGCCTCAATTTCAGCAAAGGTGCTTGCTCCAATCCCTTTTACCTCTTGAATCGCCTCAATGCTGGCAAACGGGCCATTCTCATCGCGATAGGCCACAATTCGCTGGGCGATCGCTTGGCCAATTTTGGGCAGGCTTTCCAGTTCGGCAGCACTCGCAGTATTAATGTTGATCAACGTAGGTTGGCTGGCGATGGCAGTTGGCACAGCAACCGCAACCGCCTGTGGTTCAGCAGTTAGCTGAATTGTTGGTGCGGGAGTTTCGCCAACCACTGGCACATGCACATGCTGAGCATCTTGCAAATAGGCCGCCAAATTCAAGGCCTGCGGATCAGCCTCGGAATGCAAGCCCCCAGCCGCCTGCACCAAATCATCAATTCGTGCGCCAAGCGGCAAATCATACACCCCAGGCTTGGCAACTGCCCCACTGATATAAGCCGCCAGCATTGCCAAGGTTGGGGTCGCTTCAGCCACAGCGAGGGTTGGGGTCAACGCCAAAGTTGGGGTTATCGATTCAAGTGTTGGCTCAGCGGTTGGGCTAGTCGTTGGCCACAAGCTCAAGGCCTGCTCGCTTTCCGAACCAGCACTGGCCGTCGATTGCCAAAGATTCCAGCCCAATATGGCAGCAACTGCCAAACCCACCAG from Herpetosiphon gulosus encodes:
- a CDS encoding ComEA family DNA-binding protein, whose product is MLQQIRWQWLVGLAVAAILGWNLWQSTASAGSESEQALSLWPTTSPTAEPTLESITPTLALTPTLAVAEATPTLAMLAAYISGAVAKPGVYDLPLGARIDDLVQAAGGLHSEADPQALNLAAYLQDAQHVHVPVVGETPAPTIQLTAEPQAVAVAVPTAIASQPTLININTASAAELESLPKIGQAIAQRIVAYRDENGPFASIEAIQEVKGIGASTFAEIEALITIE